In the Juglans microcarpa x Juglans regia isolate MS1-56 chromosome 6D, Jm3101_v1.0, whole genome shotgun sequence genome, one interval contains:
- the LOC121233962 gene encoding LOB domain-containing protein 25-like: MASSSSYNSPCAACKFLRRKCMPGCIFAPYFPPEEPQKFANVHKIFGASNVTKLLNELLPHQREDAVNSLAYEAEARVRDPVYGCVGAISFLQRQVQRLQKELEEANADLIRYACNEVPTALPPHPGVNNMAHASSRPVVLSSRIFGNEGGSGFYQPPYSLPWDDTSPAGNFNEGGQDGSM, from the coding sequence ATGGCTTCATCCAGCTCCTACAATTCTCCCTGTGCTGCCTGCAAGTTCTTAAGGAGAAAATGCATGCCAGGTTGCATCTTTGCACCCTACTTCCCACCAGAGGAACCCCAAAAATTTGCCAATGTTCACAAGATCTTTGGTGCAAGCAATGTGACTAAGCTCCTTAATGAGCTTCTCCCTCACCAGAGAGAGGATGCAGTTAACTCTCTCGCCTACGAGGCTGAGGCACGAGTAAGAGACCCCGTTTATGGCTGTGTTGGTGCCATCTCATTCCTTCAAAGACAAGTCCAAAGGCTCCAGAAGGAACTTGAAGAAGCCAATGCTGATTTGATACGTTATGCTTGCAATGAGGTTCCAACGGCTTTGCCTCCACATCCCGGGGTAAATAATATGGCTCATGCTAGTTCAAGACCAGTTGTGCTTAGCAGTAGAATATTTGGTAATGAAGGAGGATCAGGGTTTTATCAACCCCCTTACTCTCTTCCATGGGATGACACTTCCCCAGCAGGAAATTTCAACGAAGGAGGCCAGGACGGAAGTATGTGA